The window CGGCGCTCCCGGCAGATTCCGTCGCCCCAGGGCCTTGTAAAGGTCGAATACTTCGAGGGCGTCCGTGTCAAAGCGCGTGTCCACGGTTTGGAATTCCGCAACAGAAAGGCGGTTCAACGGTTTGCCAAGCGCTTCGGCCACGGCGACCAGCGAGCCGACAGCGTGATGGGCCTGGCGGAAAGGCAGTCCTTTCTGCACAAGGTAATCCGCCAGGTCGGTTGCCAGCAGGGCCGGGTCCTGAGCAGCGGCGACGCACTGCTGGGGATTCGCGCGGATGTTGTCAACCAGGGCGGCAGCCAGCCGAACCGTGGCCCGAACCGTATCGGCAGAGTCGAACAATCTTTCTTTGTCCTCCTGCAGGTCCCGGTTGTAGGTCATAGGCAATCCTTTCAAGAGTGCCAGCAAGGCGACCAAATCGCCAATTACCCGGCCACTCTTGCCTCGCATCAGCTCGGCGATGTCCGGGTTTCTCTTTTGCGGCATAAGGGAAGAGCCCGTGGTAAAGCCGTCGGCGATTCGGATGAAGTTGAACTCGGTGCTGGCCCAGAGAACCAGGTCCTCGGCCAAACGCGAAAGGTGGACCGCCAGCAGAGCCGCGTGGCTGCAAAACTCGATGGCAAAATCCCGGTCGCTCACGGCGTCCATCGAGTTCTGGGCCAACTGTGGCCGGCCTTTTTCATCCACAAACCCGAGCAAACGCGCCACCAACTCGCGGTCCAAAGGCAAGCTGGAACCGGCCAGGGCCCCGCTGCCCAGAGGGCAGACATTGACGCGCCTCAGCGCATCACTGAAACGCTCGGAATCCCGCTGGAGCATTTCGACATAGGCAAGAAGATGATGCGCCAGATGGACCGGTTGGGCCCGTTGCAGATGTGTGTAACCGGGGACGATGACCTCGCGCTCCCGCTCTGCCCATCGAGCAAGGGCTCGTTGCAACACGCGAAGTTCATCCCGCAGACCGCGGATTTGTTGGCGCACCCAGAGGCGCATGTCAAGGGCGATTTGATCATTGCGCGAACGGCCAGTGTGCAACCTGGCCCCAGCCGGTGTGCGCCGGGTCAATTCGGCTTCGATGTTCATGTGCACATCCTCGAGCTCTGGTCTCCATCGAAACTTGCCCGATTCGATTTGTTTTGCGATGGCTTCGAGGCCCGCCACGATGGCGCGCAGGTCGGCCCGGCTGATGAGCCCGCAACGTTCGAGCATCGTAGCGTGCGCTTTGGAGCCCTCGATGTCCTCACGCCAAAGCCGC of the Verrucomicrobiia bacterium genome contains:
- the argH gene encoding argininosuccinate lyase — encoded protein: MKQTSPVSRSGRFAAGPAAAVAAFTESVSFDWRLWREDIEGSKAHATMLERCGLISRADLRAIVAGLEAIAKQIESGKFRWRPELEDVHMNIEAELTRRTPAGARLHTGRSRNDQIALDMRLWVRQQIRGLRDELRVLQRALARWAEREREVIVPGYTHLQRAQPVHLAHHLLAYVEMLQRDSERFSDALRRVNVCPLGSGALAGSSLPLDRELVARLLGFVDEKGRPQLAQNSMDAVSDRDFAIEFCSHAALLAVHLSRLAEDLVLWASTEFNFIRIADGFTTGSSLMPQKRNPDIAELMRGKSGRVIGDLVALLALLKGLPMTYNRDLQEDKERLFDSADTVRATVRLAAALVDNIRANPQQCVAAAQDPALLATDLADYLVQKGLPFRQAHHAVGSLVAVAEALGKPLNRLSVAEFQTVDTRFDTDALEVFDLYKALGRRNLPGAPGTREVCRQLARWKKLLAEK